The DNA segment GTTTTAGACCCAGAACATTCTAACGCCTGTTATTTGTACAGCTGTGGTTCTACTTCCGATATTGAGTTTCAGTATGGATTTGCGTCACACACCCTCGACCATACCAAACATTTCCGCAATATGTTTTTCCGTATAGACTTTATTAAGCTGTGCTAACAACTTACGTAAGATGTGCCTACAATTAAACACTTTATAAAAGGTGGAAGGATTTCTAAGATTCATTACGTCTGTACCCAGAAACCAATCAAGCATCCAACATGAAGTTCGCATTCGCCTTCGTCCTGATCGCTCTGTTCGCGGTGATCGCCGTCTCCCAGGCTATGCCCCAGCCTGAGGAGGCCGCAGCTTCTAGCAAAGATGGAGCCAGTGCAAACACCAAGATCGTGATGGAAGACGCCGCAGCTCAGGCAAAGGGAGGTCGATATTTGGCAAGCTGGAACTGGAACTTCAAACCCCGACCCACTTGGCGCCCACCCACATGGAAAccaatttttattaaaattagtaATTGAATGTACAAtaatatttgttaaaatataattGATATCACTTTATGGTGTCGACTCGATCGTTTGATGATCGATAAGGAGCGCCCGTATTTCAGCTTGCTAGAGGTCTCGGACTGGAAGGAAAGTTAAATGTTTGCACTGAACGAAAAGGATTGACCAAGCGAGGACTGCGGAATCTAGTTTTCTTTTTGATCCAGGATCTGGGTGGAAGCGGACTAATTTTTAGTTTCTCTTtagttttgttaaattttgtgtCACTAAAGGCATAATAAAAGAAACTTGAACTACTTAAAAAAAGGCCGTTTTTTGGTGAATTATGAATTTGCAGGTCGGGCGTTGTCGTAGGACAATtgaattataatttaataaaaaaaaaaaaaaaaaaaaatatatatatatatatatatatatatatatatatatatatatatatatatatatatatatatatatatatacatatatatatatatatatatatatatatatatatatatatatatatatatatatatatatatatatatatatatatatatatatatatatttctcACAATAATACTTCATTATCTTCATGTTTCGTCACACTTTTAATCGATGATAAAAACGCCTCGTTAACACGTTACGTAAGAGAAAAACTACCATGTTGAGAAATTGGGCAAACATGGTGCATGATTGAAAGCGTCCAaacaaattgataaaaaaaatcgacagCATATTTTTGCAAGAATGGGGCTTGTGAATGATGTACTTCTGTAGTTGTTAAGTCATGCGATGTGTGAGATGACAACAGCAGCACGGGATAGGTccaaaataatttataaaatctGATGTGTGATTATGCTGTATTTTTAAGTATAATTAATTGGGACTATGAATTAAAAGTGAAATATAATTAAACACATGCAACGATCTACATGGCTATCTAAGCCTTAGCAAATAGGTAATGTTTCTatatagcgcgtggccacagagctgaaaaaatattgaaaaatttttcaactttggcaaaattgcttgtcaactgaatcgtgcattttagcattattatcataacaatgggtcacaactgcgccaaatagctgtttgttttagattagattattattattagatttaatgcacattatgactcttttgactggaattccctaagttaacctgtttttcttgctgtgatactctgtgttatttattttgtgctgatgttacattgtaccgtgatgctttatgttattataagtttagtttataagatcAATGATAAGGCCAATGATGGCCAAttacttaacatttacaaataaacaaataaacaaatgtgtTTCCGTGTAGACTTTATTAAGCTGTGCTAACAACTTACGTAAGATATGCCTACAATTAAACACTATATAAAAGGTGGAAGGATGTCTATGATTCATTACGTCTGTATCCAGAAACCAATCAAGCATCCAACATGAAGTTCGCATTCGTCTTCGTTCTGATCGCTCTGTTCGCGGTGATCGCCGTCTCCCAGGCTATGCCCCAGCCTGAGGAGGCCGTCGCTTCTAGCAACGATGGAGACAGCGCCAACACCAAGATCGTGCTGGAGCTTACCCCGGAGGAGGCCGCCGCAGCTCAGGCAATGGGAGGTCGAGGATTCTGGACAACCTTGTGGGGCGGTATCAAGAAGGCCATCACCATTGGTTGTGATCTGATTGACTGCCAGAAGAAAGAATAAGTAATAATAAATGCTGAGTAAAACATACAATAAGAAACTGGGGTTTATTTCATTCCCTGCATCCAAATTACAAGAAACCAAGCAATGAGATTGTTTGATATTAGTGAAACTTTCATGAATCGAATCTTTCCAGTCTTGATAAAGGATTCAAAATAGGCCAATAATTACTTCATTGCATCAGTATTATCAGTTATACTCACGGGAATATTGTTCACGTCGAAATAGATAGCCACTACTCCGAGTATGAGGCGGCATGTCGGTTAATAGATGATAGAGCTACCTTGCCATAAAAATGTCTCCTTTTACGGTAAAGTTACGCCAAGAACAAGCTTTAAGATCGTATTTCCATGATCCTAATTGCTGTAGTCTCCTCAGTTTCAAAACAGTACTTTGCTTCTAGCGCAATTTGCATGGTTGACTTATCGTTGACGATAGTATCCTCTGTTTCACAAAATAGTAAAGTTAGGATTTGCCTCGACTGTCTCCATCAGTTTGGCCTACAAAGACTTTCATTCCAACAAGTCAATGACAGCGAGAAGATTGCAGTAATTATGATCACCAAAATACGGTCAATAAGACAATCTATTTCATATAAGAACTGGCGATTATCCTGACATCCTGACTAAGAAGGGAATACAAAATACGATGGCGATGTTGCGAAGAAACCGGACTTGTTCCACGCACAGAAGGAGTATTGTTTGAGTATTTTGAGAGCCATTCGAGTTTTGATcatgaaaaacagaaaaaaacacgtgCATCTacttttacagggttttgcaATTTATCCAATAAGACTGCGCTGATCGACAGTCCTATAAGCGAAAGGCcatgggagtgacaaaatgctgacaaatttttcaaaatgtgagcttttgtcacttttttgagcttttgtcaaaattttgtaacctggagcagccaggaaaaaaagttgacaaaagttgacaaaatttgacgttcgtgaaaaagcgtaaacaaacagctatttggcgcagttgtgacccattgttatgataataatgctaaaatgcacgattcagttgacaagcaattttgacaaagttgaaaaatttttcaatattttttcagctctgtggccacgcgctatatAGAAACATTACCTATTTGCTAAGGCTTAGATAGCCATGTAGATCGTTGCATGTGTTTAATTATATTTCACTTTTAATTCATAGTCCCAATTAATTATACTTAAAAATACAGCATAATCACACATCagattttataaattattttggACCTATCCCGTGCTGCTGTTGTCATCTCACACATCGCATGACTTAACAACTACAGAAGTACATCATTCACAAGCCCCATTCTTGCAAAAATATGctgtcgattttttttatcaattcgtTTGGACGCTTTCAATCATGCACCATGTTTGCCCAATTTCTCAACATGGTAGTTTTTCTCTTACGTAACGTGTTAACGAGGCGTTTTTATCATCGATTAAAAGTGTGACGAAACATgaagatatatatatatatatatatatatatatatatatatatatatatatatatatatatatatatatatatatatatatatatatatatatatatatatatatatatatatatatatatatatatatatattttttttttttaaattaaattataattcaATTGTCCTATGACAACGCCCGACCTGCAAATTCATAATTCACCAAAAAACGGCctttttttaaaatagttCAAGTTTCTTTTATTATGCCTTTACTGacacaaaatttaacaaaactaAAGAGAAACTAAAAATTAGTCCGCTTCCACCCAGATCCTGGATCAAAAAGAAAACTAGATTCCGCAGTCCTCGCTTGGTCAATCCCTTTCGTTCATTGCAAATGTTTAACTTTCCTTCCAGTCCGAGACCTCTAGCAAGCTGAAATACGGGCGCTCCTTATCGATCATCAAACGATCGAGTCGACACCATAAAGTGATATCaattatattttaacaaatattaTTGTACATTCAATtactaattttaataaaaattggTTTCCATGTGGGTGGGCGCCAAGTGGGTCGGGGTTTGAAGTTCCAGTTCCAGCTTGCCAAATATCGACCTCCCTTTGCCTGAGCTGCGGCGTCTTCCATCACGATTTTGGTGTTTGCACTGGTTCCATCTTTGCTAGAAGCTGCGGCCTCCTCAGGCTGGGGCATAGCCTTGGAGACGGCGATCACCGCGAACAGAGCGATCAGGACGAAGGCGAATGCGAACTTCATGTTGGATGCTTGATTGGTTTCTGGGTACAGACGTAATGAATCTTAGAAATCCTTCCACCTTTTATAAAGTGCTTAATTGTAGGCACATCTTACGTAAGTTGTTAGCACAGCTTAATAAAGTCTACACGGAAAAACATATTGCGGAAATGTTTAGTATGGTCGAGGGTGTGTGACGCAAATCCATAATGAAActcaacagcaacaataagAAGTAATAAATGCTAAGATTAACAAACCAAAGCAATACCTGAAACTTTGCTCTCGATTTGTTACTGGTCTGCTCACGATACAGCACGTCTTAGTGCTCGGTCTCTGGCTGCAGCTTCACATCTATGTACACACTCGAACTTCAATCAATTTTGtttcacctgatccagccattCCCGTGGGagtattttgttttaccttcgCTGCCGTCAGCTATTGTCAGCTTCcttgctattgtcgttgctgacctttgacccaagataggtgaattgtgggacgactttagaagtgcgttcacctatctttACGTCACGCCTATGTAGGTTTGGATTATTCATTGGTAGATCCGCtaatgttgccaccatcagtttggccTTTGCCTcatttatctgcaatccgagttTCTCTgccgcttcttcttcttcttcttcttcttcttcttcttcttcttcttcttcttcttcttcttcttcttcttcttcttcttcttcttcttcttcttcttcttcttcttcttcttcttcttcttcttcttcttcttcttcttcttcttcttcttcttcttcttcttcttcttcttctttggcacaataaCCGCTGTCGATCAAAgtctgcctgtaccacttagtGGGCTCAACTTTCAGTTACTAATTTattaccatagcagaatagtcaatcctaccTATGGGGGCATGGTCCATTCGGGATTTGAATCCGACTGTACGACTGTACGTCCAGACTGGCGTAGACTTTTGGTGGTTGCAAAAGATCCTGACGCTAAATaggcttacagggttttcgaggattatatagacatgttcagcgagttgtagattcgttcaggcatataatagactctttcagcgagatatagaattgttcggaagtaggcgttgacatgttcagcgattctgtagagctgtcatttgttttgtttacacactgtgccgcagggttcaatttttcattcttaaaagtcctaaaagtagctaataatcattctccaagctgttgaatacataaattagttgaaaaaagcatattttttcgaaaaccgtttgtttaccttctgatgagaatgatccaacttgcagtccaaggggaacgaaagtgacagctctacagtataaccgaacatgtctacgcctacttccgaacaattctatatctcgctgaaagagtctattatatgcctgaacgaatctacaactcgctgaacatgtctatataatcctcgaaaaccctgtatcagtttgtccgggattccaaaagagctcattgCGTCATCCAGTTtgccctggctatgctatcatatgcggctttgaaatcaatgaagagatggtacgTGTCGTgtttgtattcagccatcttctccaagatctgctgATGGTGAaaatctgatcagtggttaattttccgtttcggaatccaaCTATCTGTTCGACGTAAGGGACAagacgatcctgaaggatcagggagaatattttattggcggtattcaacaccgtaatacccctgtatttgttgcagtccaacatGTCTctcttcttgtatatggggtagatgatgcagAGACTCCAACCACAGGGCGTCGATTCGATATCCCACAATTCACTAACAATTtaatgaatctcgttttcctCTTGCAAGACTGGAAAGATTCGATTGATGGACGTTTTACTAATATCTAACAATCTCATTGCTTGATTTCTTGTAACTTAGCTGCAGACAATGAAATAAACTCCAGTGTTTTGTTGTATATTGTATGTCAGCATTTATTATTACTTATTCTTTCTTCTGGCAGTCAATGAGATCACAACCGATGGTGATAGCCTTCTTGATACCGTTCCACAAGTCTCCCCAGAATCCTCGGCCTCCCATTGCCTGAACTGCGGCGGCCTCCTCCGGGGTAAGCTCCAACACGATCCTGGTGTTGGCGCTTGCTCCATCATTGCTGGCGGCCTCCTCGGGCAGAGCATTGGAGACAGCGATCACCGCGAACAGAGCGATCAGAACAAACGCGAATGCGAACTTCATGTTGGCTGCTTGGTTAGCTTCGGAACTGTGACTTAATATGACTTAATAATGATTCGAGGCAACCTCCGCCTTTTATATCCGCTCACTACTGTTCGTAAGCTATTGGTACAGCTGCAAGGCATTCTCAGAATTTCCCATTGCGGAAATATGCCGTTTTCTTGGCAGGGTTGTAATTGCAACCTACCTCCTAAATAAAGATGTGTTTACATCTGCCTGCATCTGTACAAATAATACTCACTGGATGCTTTTAACGCCGATATGGCAAgccattttaaaaatgtttttaatctAATTACCAGCTATAGACAATTTTATACATcctattaaaataattgcaatTTTCATTTCGATGTGGAACACATcttaataatataaaataataatttttttactGCAGTTTCTgtactaaaacaaatattgtttCGCCTGGACGTGTGACGCAAATCTACCATAAAATATTATCACGGAAGGAAACCCACAGTTGTTCAAATAATACTCCTTAGAAGCTTCTAGCCTAAAACGATAGCCGGTGCAAACAAGGCAGCATCTTTCTTTCTgagtttgcatttgttttcgtAGTTTTTGTCTTCTCAACCCGTttagcccggcgctgattttcatcaacttttcaTTCCGCAGGCATGTACAACGCAAGCAGTTGGTTTGGAACCAAATATGCATGTAgaaaaattgagttttttgctACAATTTCAAGACCCCTTGGACCTGCCATCGGCATACGGGAAGGTTCATTGGCATGTCCTGGAGACTGCCATCgagctgaacgtgttaagcatgcatatttacttcattttaaatattttatccgAATTAAATGAGGCTGTGGAGGATATCGGATCCTTGAAGGTCACGGAAGTTTATTTGAGATTTTTTAAGACTCTGTGATATGTCAATTGAATATTTTGAAAGCTTAACTTTGATTTGTGAAACATATGaggatttttatttgttttttttttaattgaggTCAGTTTCAAAGTTATAATCAAatgcattaatttaaaacactgAAACTGGTCTGATCTTTGTCAATGAGGGAGTAATATTTGGTTATGAAGGCCGGAGCCTTCTCTGGCACGTATATTTTTGCttatgatatttttatacTCATGTGCTAAACGACCGTCTATCTGTTTTATCGATACAAACATtagaatgaaaatgaattcgCAATATACAGCTGTTAAAGTTCtgctgaacaaaaaaatagctgtcaaattttttttttacgttaaCTAAGGTACATTTAGCGCGTTCTTTCGATCTGATCTGGATAGTCAATGTGGAAAGAAATTTGAACGAGATGAGTGGCAAGATAAGACTAACTTAAATTTATTACTGTACAAATTCAACTTATAGATTAAATTACAGATTATACAGGCTTTTgagactttattcattatcacgtagccggatagttaatacttgctacggggggactgtccattctgggcttgaacccatgacgggcatattattgagtcgttcgagttgacgactgtatcacgggaccgcccctTCACGGGAGCGCCCCTATTAAATGCTAGTAGTGCAATAATCCTTACTTAGCGTAGGTAGTGTAAGTAGcagtattacagggttttcaatgatattattgacgtgttcagcgagttgttgattcgttcgggcatataattgacactttcagcgagatattgaattgttcggaagcaggcgttgacaagtTCGGCGATACTATAGAGCTGTCAATTTCGTTCCCCTTGGACTTCAGCTTGGATCATTCtgatcagaaggtaaacaaacggttttcgtaaaaatatgtttgttttaactaattcatgtattaaacagcttggggaatgattattagctacttttaagacttttaagaatgaaaaattgaaccctgcggcacagtgtgtaaacaaaacaaatgacagcactacagaatcgctgaacatgtcaacgcctgcttacgaacaattcaatatctcgctgaaagtgtcaattatatgcccgaacgaatcaacaactcgctgaacatgtcaataatatcattgaaaaccctgtattggcTCACTTTTCATTCCCAAttgattttgttaaatttcgcATGAATGACATAATgagtgaaatttaaaatcgCAATTCAATGTATTCTTTCTTTTCAACTCTATCTTTGGAGATAAAATAACACTAGATATGGTATGGTTATATAGATATGGTTTAGCAATAGTACACTTTATTAGCCAAAGGTGTATACAATATTTTCCCAGAACCCACGTCCTCCCTTTGCTTCGCCACCTTGTCCAGCAGCATCTCCTCCTTCAGTCTTGGAGCTAGCGGCATCGTTGCTGGCAGCTGCAGCATCCTCGGGCAAGGCCTGGGAGATGGCAATCACTGCGAACAGAGCGATCAGGATCAGAGCGTATGCGAACTTCATGTTGGCTTCTAGGTTGGGTTCTGTGTTGAAACTTAATACATCTTAGACAGTCTATAGCCTTTTATACTAAACATTTCTTGGCTTATTCGATAAAAGCTGTGTGCTGTTTGCTCAGTTGTGTACACAAAAATTCACATTGCGGAAATACATCGTATCCTTGCAGAAAATGGGacttgtttaatttttgttgctttggaTATTTTTCGACACATTCGCTACATCGACCGTCTATTTTATTTGGGAACCTAGAGCAAATCGATGATATCAAATTATGACAACGCTGTACACTTATCGTTTGGATATTTTCAGATCCTTGATTGCAGTCGTCCATAAGTATTCTCAATATACGGGTATTTATATTTTCCCACAAACTAATGAACGTATCTTCGGataatttattctttttttatttcacttaaCTTTTGTAATAAGATTAACACGCATACATCAGAAATAGCTTATCAGGGAAAGAGTTTTTTATCCAAAGATGTTTTGAACAAGCTCCCAGAACCAACGTCCTCCCTTTGCTTCTCCACCTTGTCCAGCAGCATCTCCTCCTTCAGTCTTGGAGCTAGCGGCATCGTTGCTGGCAGCTGCGGCATCCTCGGGCAGGGCCTGGGAGATGGCAATCACCGCGAACAGAGCGATCAGGACCAGAGCGTATGCGAACTTCATGTTGGCTTCTAGGTTGGATTCTGTGTTGAAACTTAATACATCTTAGACAGTCTATAGCCTTTTATACTAAACATTTCTTGGCTTATTCGATAAAAGCTGTGTGCTGTTTGCTCAGTTGTGTACACAAAAATTCACATTGCGGAAATACATCGTATCCTTGCAGAAAATGGGacttgtttaatttttgttgctttggaTATTTTTCGACACATTCGCTACATCGACCGTCTATTTTATTTGGGAAGCTAGAGCAAATCGATGATATCAAATTATGACAACGCTGTACACTtcttgtgtggttttgttcaGATTTTGCAAATCCGGcttgtttaattttgcatattcTGATCACGAAAGAAATCTCTCTTCCGTCTTCACCCCCTTCTGCGGCATAGGCTCATCAAGTTACTGGAGtgagcaactagcgggaagaTTAATTATTGGTGTCGAACGGTTGAAAAGATCGCTGTTACCTGAACGGGTTTGACTCACATCCATGAGGCCGCATCCTTTGCATGGCCTacagatccgttcgccgtAGTAACAAATAGTATCTCGCTTATCTCTAATACATAAGATTGATTAGTATGTCGTAGGCGAATGTATCTAAAATAATAATCGAGTAACGAAATCCAAGAACAAAGATTTAAACGATAGGTATGAGCAAAGAGTGGTctgatggtacagtcgtcaactcgtacgacgtaacaacatgcccgtcatggttgacagcggttgttgtgccaaagaagaagatgagcAAAGTGTAGCTCTGGAGGCCATTACGAAGGCCGAACGAATATTATGAGATCATCAGATCTTCTTCTACGCCTACCGATGTTCAAGTTGTTAAGTCAtgcgagttgatgactgtatttcttcttctatttggcgtaacgtcctacgcggacatggtGGCTTATACAGTCCTTCCTTTGCGGGGACGGTTCATT comes from the Anopheles coluzzii chromosome 2, AcolN3, whole genome shotgun sequence genome and includes:
- the LOC125906701 gene encoding uncharacterized protein LOC125906701 translates to MKFAFVFVLIALFAVIAVSQAMPQPEEAVASSNDGDSANTKIVLELTPEEAAAAQAMGGRGFWTTLWGGIKKAITIGCDLIDCQKKE
- the LOC125906704 gene encoding uncharacterized protein LOC125906704 is translated as MKFAFAFVLIALFAVIAVSNALPEEAASNDGASANTRIVLELTPEEAAAVQAMGGRGFWGDLWNGIKKAITIGCDLIDCQKKE